The genomic window GTGTCCCCTGTGGTAAATACGGACTGAAGGCACTGCCGGTAGAGGTGCTGGTGGCTGTGTTGGAGGGGTCCGCGTGCCAGCCCGCTGCAGCCCCCCCTTCCCGGCAGCAGGCAGGGATCGGCACAGCCCGGGCAGCAGGGGAGGTGCCGGAGGCGTTCAGCCTGGGCCGGGAGCCACTGGTTCATGCGCTGGCAGGGACgagccgggggctgcgggggccgCTGCCAGTCCCGGGCCATCggggcagcccccagcccccgccAGCGCCTCCGAGCCCGGGTGGTGAGCGGGCGGCCGCTGGGTACAGCTCGTCCCGTGCAGCCCACGGGCTGAGTCAGCGCCTCTGCGTGGGGGGCTCCGATGAGTAAGGGCGGGCCGGGGGGGCTGAGCAGGCACACGTGTGTGTCCCGTGCCGGGGTCCCCGCCTGCGCCCTGCCCCGCACTCGGTGGGCAGCGGTGCCGGcagccccctccctgctcctctccctgttccAGTACATCGAAGCCATCAGCAACAAGCAAGGGGAGCTGGAAAACTACGTCTCCGATGGCTACAAGACAGCTCTGACGGAAGAGAGGAGACGGTTCTGCTTCCTGGTGGAGAAACAGTGCGCGGTGGCCAAGAGCGCCATCACCTACCACGCCAAGGTGAGTCGGACCCGCCAGAGCCGGTCCTGGCTGCCCCATCGCTGGGTGGATGCTCCCGGCTCAAGCTGCATCCCATAGAACAGACTGATATCCTAAAAGCCACGGCTggtgcagcccctgcagcccgaGGGACCGAGGGGGTGATGGACCAGCAGGTGACCCCGGGGAAGAtgccccagcaggagcagctgctccaaatcccccctgcccatggctgccCACATCTCCTGgaccagggctggagctgccccctGCCCGCCTGGGAAGCGGCAGCACCCGCATCGGTCTGGAGCAGAATCCATCCAGACGAGGGCTGGGAGCGCCGGTGCTGCTCCCGCAGCCTCGTGCTCCGTTCTGGTTGTTCCCCGCCACCGCCCTCCGTGGCTCACAGCAGCCATCTGTCACCGCCGCGCTtggcactggagcagcagaggcagtTGGGATTAGTCAGCTCTGTCCTGGCGCATccacaggctggatccatgcTTGGCTTGGCGAGTGTAGTGCAGGAGGGGAAAATACCCCCCAGGGCTGGTGGTCAGCAGGAACGAATCAAAaacttgctgcagcagcacaccgGAGGGGGATTTTGCAGGAGAGACTTTGGAAGTGGCTTGTCCAGAACGTGGTGGGtgtccagcctgctgctgcccgTGGTGCCTGCAGGATGCCCCACAGGATCATGAGGCTGGACCCAATGGCTGATGCTGGGGAAACGTGCAGGGGCTTTGAAATGGGATTTGGAGGGGTTTTGGTAGGCGGGACCATATTTTGTCTCCAggtgaggcagagcagagacaTGGGGTCACCCTTTGCTGCACTGGGGAGTGACCTCGGGGAGGTTGGGACATCTTCCCCCTCTGAGTCACACAGCGGGATGCTTGTACATTCTGGGTGAACAAAGACAAGTTTGGTTCCATCTGTTTCCCCCTTGGAGCATGGCAGCAGGTGGCTGCCAGtcctgcaggcagggagcagtggggctgggatgcAGCGCAGGGGCCTGGAGGCTGTTGGGGCTGAGCACTCAAAAGAAGCAGctgatccctggggatgtggggacagcCTGGAGCACGGCTGTGCCCTGCCAACCTTTCGGGCAGGTTTTATTTCCCTGCTCCACGTGGAGCCcggctccctgcccagctcccagcagcctggagaTGCTGCACACAGGAAATCTTGCAATGAGACAGGGAGATGGAttaccttttccttccctccttcccattCTTCATGACAccttcctggctctgctgccatcaGATCCTGAAGCAGGATGTCCCTGTGTGTTGTCTTGCCCATGCCATGCACAGAGCCATTGATCAATCCCAGATCAGCTCAGCCCTGGATCCATGtggtgctgcccagggagggggaCAGAGCACCCTGTGCCCTCATGCCTCATTTTCCTCTTGCAGGGGAAGGAGATGCTGACGCAGAAGCTGCCGCTGTGGCAGCAATCCTGCTCGGATCCCAACAAGATCCCGGACCGCGCCATACAGCTGATGCAGCAGATGGCTGCCAGCAGCAATGGCACCATTATGCCCAGCCCTCTGTCCACATCCAAGTCCAACCTCATCATCTCTGACCCCATCCCTGGTGCCaaacctctccctgtccccccggAGCTGGCACCTTTTGTAGGAGTAAGTATCTCTGTGGTGGAAGCTGTCCTGCCCTTCTGAGCAAAGCCAGAGGGATGAGCCCGGGCCGGTGTCACCGCTGTCCTCGGCAAGTTGCCCTTGGATGGACTGTCACTgatggcagggatgggcagcTCCGTGCTGTGCCATCCTGGGATGTGGGAAGGAGCCTGATGTGGGGATGGGCAGCCTGTCCCGCCTCATCCCACCGGAGTCACTGagctctggcagagcaggggctcCCAGGGGCTGTTTGGGGAACCCACAAGCTGGACTCACCTGTCCAGGCTGGCCCCTGAACTGTGGGACTGAACCCAGGTACTCCAGTAACTGCAGGAGAAAGGCCTGGAGTGACCCATGGGATGAAGGACCCTTCAGAAGAGAGTGTCCCCCTGATGTGGGGGCACGAGCTGAGCAGTGGAGCTCAGCAGGGGAGCTCAGAGCAATAAAATGCCATAGAGGTGACCCCACTGCTCCCCCCAGAGCAGTTTGGTTTGGCTGGGAAGTAAACCCAACAGGATGAAGCTCCGATCTGCCtctctccctggagctgtgtcccactggggagctgcagtgggatgcccctggagctgcagtgggatgcCCTCATGACGCCGCTCCCgtgtccccctcccctcctctctccgTAGCGCATGTCGGCGCAGGAGGCCGTGCCAGTGATGAACGGAGTCTCAGGCCCTGACAGCGATGGGTACAACCACTGGTCTGAGATGaagccagcacagcccaaatctttatctcctccccagcctcagAAGCAGCTGAGTGACTCTTACTCCAATACACTCCCAGTTCGCAAAAACGTGCCAGCGAAAAACAGCTACGCCTCAGGTGAGGCCCCGGCCTCGCTGCCGGGGTCCCGGAGCCGCCCCTGCTGCAGGGGACCGCGTGGGGATGGTcattgggggtgctggtgggaaGGGGACCGTGACCGACAGCATCCCTTCAGTGCCAAGCGCTGCTCGTGCCTCTTGACCTGGGCGTTAGGAAatgctggagctgggctctgccctggggtttCACAGGATTTCCAGGAGGAACATCATGTGGAATCTGGCACAGGGAACCTGCTCCCTTTGCTGCGGCTGGTGGGTGATGCCAAAGTCTGATCCTGCTTGTTCAGGGGGAAGGTGTGAGTCACACTGAAGGTTTTAGTGGGACCTGGGCTGAAATAAGGAGGGGTCGGGGCCTGTCCTGTGCCTGGGGATGGTCCTGGGGTCAAGGACTTGGGGCACCCACTGGTCTCTGTTCCCCCAGCTGAAAACAAGACACTGCCACGCTCCAGCTCCATGGCCGCCGGGCTCGAGAGGAACGGCCGGACGAGGGTGCAGGCGATTTTCTCGCACGCTGCTGGGGATAACAGCACCCTCCTGAGCTTCAAGGAGGGCGACCTCATCACGCTGCTGGTGCCCGAGGCCCGGGACGGCTGGCACTACGGAGAGAGCGAGAAAACCAAAATGTGAGTGTGCTGGGTGTCCTCGGGAGCAGCCTCGTCTGGATCCTCCGTGGACAAACCTGGGTTTGGCTTCATCGCCGCCTTTGCCTTTCAGGAGGGGCTGGTTTCCTTTCTCCTACACACGGGTCCTTGACAATGATGGCAGCGAGCGGGTCCACACCAGGTAGGAGCATCGTGCTGGGTGATGGGGAGTCTGTGTGCTTGGGATGGGAATTAGGAATTCTTGTGAGGAATAACTCACAGCACGGGGGGGTGGACAGGTTGCTGGCTCTGGGTGGCTTTTGCAATGAGTGGATGGGTGGCCTGGGGGTTTCTGCATGGAGCTGATGCCTCTGCTCTGGgccccccagcctgcagcaggggaagagcagcagcaccggCAACCTCCTGGACAAGGACGACATCTCCATTCCGCCGCCGGACTATGGCATGGCCTCCCAGGCCTTCCCGGCACAGGGCGGCAACACCTTCAAGCAGCGGCCGTACAGCGTGGCCGTGCCCGCCTTCTCCCAGGTGAGCTTCTCCCGCCGGCTTCTCCCACTCCGGGGGGACGGTTTAGGAATGGGGGATGCCGGAGCAagtccctgggcacagcccctgctgcggtggctgggatgggatgagtGGGAGCGCTCCCGTGCTGCGGCTGCGTGGGGGTGCCGAGGGCGGCTCTCCAACCTCTGTTCGTTGTTTTAGGACTACCTAATGCCCTATGGGTGTGCAATTAAAGACTATTCCAGTGGCCTCTGCCAAGCACCCTCCGCTCACTACAAGCCTTACACTAGGTCGACAGCTGTAAGTCCGACGCTCGCAATGTTTCCCTTGGGATTTACGGAAATTTGGCTGTTTTGTGCCTGGTGACCACGTGCCTTGCCTGGGCCCTGCTCCTGCCGAGCACCTGCCCTGGGGTGAAGGGATGCAGGGAGCCGATGGATGGGGAGGAACGGGCAAGGCGCAGGGCCAGTGGCACAAAATGGCCCCGTAAACCCCCAAAGGACAACACTTGCTGACTCCATGGGAGTCTCCCACCAGAAACAGGCTGCTCACAGGCAGCTGGAAGTGTTTTCTCTGGCACATGCCAATTCAAGCCGGTGACGGTCCCGTGGGGATACTGGGGCAGATCCTGGACAGGATTCCAGAGTGTCCAAAGCAAGCCCAGGGCTTCTTGGATAACAAGCCAGGGAGGATGCACGAGCAGATGGGATCAGCTaacccaggagctgctggtgtaGTGGAGCTCTCCCCACCAGAATGAGCTCAGTGGCGTGAGCTGCGTTGGCATCACGTGCTGGCAGATGgggagaggatgaggagggagagaaacGGCCAGTCAGCACCGACCCTTCAACAGTGCTTGTCAGCTGGGATCTGTCCTCTATGCAGGGAGTGGGGTGGAAGCACAGCCCCACTTCTTGCTGTTTGCAAGGATTTGCTGCTGGGGTTGGTATTTTGTGACTGGGAGCATTCCTGGGCAGGTGGGAATGTGGTTCTCTGATCCCTGGTGCATGGCCAGCTCCAAGGCCAGAGACTCCCCCTCTTCCCTGGAGTGGTCCCATGTTTATcatggagagcagagctgctccagtcgTATCCCGGGGCAGGCCCTTGCTCAAGGAGGGATGTCCTTGAGGGGTGTTCTCTAGGCCTGGTCCCGTCTGCCCCTTGGTCCCTCCCTGCAAAGCCTGCTCAGCACCGGCTAAAGGAGAAAATGGTCCAAAACCCTGTGGGTTTCTGGTGGGAGTGAATACAGACAACCCCTCTTTCCACAGAACATTTCACTGGTGTCTCTCAGTCGTGCAGTCCCTTTCCAACAGTCTCAGcatctcagcagcagccagagctctgttccacagaggggctgggcagggcagggcagggcagggctctcCCAGCTGTCGCTTTTCCATGTCTGACCAGATAAATTCCACAGAGAGTGGTGACCTTCACTCCCTGCTGTCTGAATCCCACTCCAACCATCTCCAtatctccctttcctctccaaATGCATCAGCTCTTGGCCCTGGGTCCTGATGCACTTTGGTTTGTTCATGTGACCCTCCAGTGGCACCTGAGCAGGCACAGCCCACACATCCCTCACTGtgcttcctcccctcctctccacaGGGTCTCGATGACTACGGGACGAGGTCTGTCAGCAGGTAAGATGTCACCTTCCTGTCACATTCCCTGCGAACTGTTGGTGTTGGCTGTGGGCGAAGCCGTGGGGCTGTGTCCTCGCAGGGGTCCCTGCACAGGCTCCCCGGGGACTGGCAGTGACTGGGTTGGGGCCAGGTCTCACCTGTGAGAGTGGGGGGAGCCAGGGAGGGCAAGTCCCAGGGCCAGCCCTGGTGTCCCCAACCTCGTGCTCCTCCAGAGAGTCGCGTCTCCCAACCTCCTCCGGGCTCACGCCTGGATAGTGAAGCCACGGAGAGCCCACACTCCGGGGTCTGTCCCCGGCaccttctccatcccctctgcctCGAAGCTGCCCCGTCTCACTCTTGGGGCTAAGCTCAAGCCCGTGGCTGGGTGGAGCTCGCCGCCTGTCCGTGGTGGGTCCCGCAGTGCCGTGAGGGGAGCTGGGCTCCCGGCTCGGTGCTGCCCGCGGCCACTCTGGCATCTCTGTGCTTTGTTCCGCAGCGGCAGTGGCAGTTTGGTATCAACGGTGTGAGGACACCTGGGCTCGCGGCGGCCCCTTGCTGCTTGGAAGagctttctgcttctttccccccttttttttccttccctttcgtTTCTCTTACTCTACTTCTTTTGGATTTGAAACTCTTGTGATCttcaaggaaaccatggtgcTTCTCACCCCTCCCTGGTGTTCACAGTGCCCTTGTTTCTGAAGCCTTTTTGGAGCAGAAACTGCTGCCAGGTCTGTGCTCGCAGCCCAGGTGCAGTTGTCACTTAGTGGGACCCGGTGTTTGTCCTCCCGTGTGATGTTAGCGATGCACTGTCccccccggggccgcgccggcCGCCCCGCACGAGCCTGGACCAAACTCCCAGACTGGATCACATATGCATGGCCTCTGGTGTCCGTACTGTTACTGAGCATCCGGGATGCCCGCGCCCAGGATGCCGTTCCCGGAGAGGGGGCAGCGTCCCCGCGCCTCCCCCTCGGCCCGATCCGCTTCCATCCCACCGCGGTGGCTTTGGGAGAAGCGGATGGCACAGAGCTCCCGCCCCGGGGAAAGGGCTGCTTCTGGGCTGGGGTCCCACCGGCCGTGGGAACCCCCCCGGAAGGGTTACTCCTGGttgttttataaatatatatatatattttttgtagCAAGGTATTGTTACCTCACGTTAGGGCTGGGGCTCCGAGGACGTGCTCGCATCCCCAAACCGGGCTTGAGCGAGTGCTGTGCCCCCGCGGGGGGCTCGGCAGTGCCCGGGGGGCTCCCACCCCGCACTGGGGGTCCCGCTCCCGCACTAGCCCGGCCGTAGCCCTCCCAGTGCCCGTGGCCGTCTCCACCG from Corvus hawaiiensis isolate bCorHaw1 chromosome 19, bCorHaw1.pri.cur, whole genome shotgun sequence includes these protein-coding regions:
- the BAIAP2 gene encoding brain-specific angiogenesis inhibitor 1-associated protein 2 isoform X6, producing the protein MVLPGPPGMARSEEVHRLTENVYKTIMEQFNPSLRNFISMGKTYEKALASMTYAAKGYFDALVKMGELASESQGSKELGDVLFQMAEVHRQIQNQLEEMLKSFHNELLTQLEQKVELDSRYLSAALKKYQTEQRSKGDSLDKCQAELKKLRKKSQGSKNPQKYSDKELQYIEAISNKQGELENYVSDGYKTALTEERRRFCFLVEKQCAVAKSAITYHAKGKEMLTQKLPLWQQSCSDPNKIPDRAIQLMQQMAASSNGTIMPSPLSTSKSNLIISDPIPGAKPLPVPPELAPFVGRMSAQEAVPVMNGVSGPDSDGYNHWSEMKPAQPKSLSPPQPQKQLSDSYSNTLPVRKNVPAKNSYASAENKTLPRSSSMAAGLERNGRTRVQAIFSHAAGDNSTLLSFKEGDLITLLVPEARDGWHYGESEKTKMRGWFPFSYTRVLDNDGSERVHTSLQQGKSSSTGNLLDKDDISIPPPDYGMASQAFPAQGGNTFKQRPYSVAVPAFSQGLDDYGTRSVSSGSGSLVSTV
- the BAIAP2 gene encoding brain-specific angiogenesis inhibitor 1-associated protein 2 isoform X8, whose translation is MVLPGPPGMARSEEVHRLTENVYKTIMEQFNPSLRNFISMGKTYEKALASMTYAAKGYFDALVKMGELASESQGSKELGDVLFQMAEVHRQIQNQLEEMLKSFHNELLTQLEQKVELDSRYLSAALKKYQTEQRSKGDSLDKCQAELKKLRKKSQGSKNPQKYSDKELQYIEAISNKQGELENYVSDGYKTALTEERRRFCFLVEKQCAVAKSAITYHAKGKEMLTQKLPLWQQSCSDPNKIPDRAIQLMQQMAASSNGTIMPSPLSTSKSNLIISDPIPGAKPLPVPPELAPFVGPQKQLSDSYSNTLPVRKNVPAKNSYASAENKTLPRSSSMAAGLERNGRTRVQAIFSHAAGDNSTLLSFKEGDLITLLVPEARDGWHYGESEKTKMRGWFPFSYTRVLDNDGSERVHTSLQQGKSSSTGNLLDKDDISIPPPDYGMASQAFPAQGGNTFKQRPYSVAVPAFSQGLDDYGTRSVSSGSGSLVSTV
- the BAIAP2 gene encoding brain-specific angiogenesis inhibitor 1-associated protein 2 isoform X3 encodes the protein MVLPGPPGMARSEEVHRLTENVYKTIMEQFNPSLRNFISMGKTYEKALASMTYAAKGYFDALVKMGELASESQGSKELGDVLFQMAEVHRQIQNQLEEMLKSFHNELLTQLEQKVELDSRYLSAALKKYQTEQRSKGDSLDKCQAELKKLRKKSQGSKNPQKYSDKELQYIEAISNKQGELENYVSDGYKTALTEERRRFCFLVEKQCAVAKSAITYHAKGKEMLTQKLPLWQQSCSDPNKIPDRAIQLMQQMAASSNGTIMPSPLSTSKSNLIISDPIPGAKPLPVPPELAPFVGRMSAQEAVPVMNGVSGPDSDGYNHWSEMKPAQPKSLSPPQPQKQLSDSYSNTLPVRKNVPAKNSYASAENKTLPRSSSMAAGLERNGRTRVQAIFSHAAGDNSTLLSFKEGDLITLLVPEARDGWHYGESEKTKMRGWFPFSYTRVLDNDGSERVHTSLQQGKSSSTGNLLDKDDISIPPPDYGMASQAFPAQGGNTFKQRPYSVAVPAFSQDYLMPYGCAIKDYSSGLCQAPSAHYKPYTRSTAGLDDYGTRSVSSPDVEVARF
- the BAIAP2 gene encoding brain-specific angiogenesis inhibitor 1-associated protein 2 isoform X1 codes for the protein MVLPGPPGMARSEEVHRLTENVYKTIMEQFNPSLRNFISMGKTYEKALASMTYAAKGYFDALVKMGELASESQGSKELGDVLFQMAEVHRQIQNQLEEMLKSFHNELLTQLEQKVELDSRYLSAALKKYQTEQRSKGDSLDKCQAELKKLRKKSQGSKNPQKYSDKELQYIEAISNKQGELENYVSDGYKTALTEERRRFCFLVEKQCAVAKSAITYHAKGKEMLTQKLPLWQQSCSDPNKIPDRAIQLMQQMAASSNGTIMPSPLSTSKSNLIISDPIPGAKPLPVPPELAPFVGRMSAQEAVPVMNGVSGPDSDGYNHWSEMKPAQPKSLSPPQPQKQLSDSYSNTLPVRKNVPAKNSYASAENKTLPRSSSMAAGLERNGRTRVQAIFSHAAGDNSTLLSFKEGDLITLLVPEARDGWHYGESEKTKMRGWFPFSYTRVLDNDGSERVHTSLQQGKSSSTGNLLDKDDISIPPPDYGMASQAFPAQGGNTFKQRPYSVAVPAFSQDYLMPYGCAIKDYSSGLCQAPSAHYKPYTRSTAGLDDYGTRSVSRNPFANVHLKPTVTNDRSAPLIS
- the BAIAP2 gene encoding brain-specific angiogenesis inhibitor 1-associated protein 2 isoform X2 — translated: MVLPGPPGMARSEEVHRLTENVYKTIMEQFNPSLRNFISMGKTYEKALASMTYAAKGYFDALVKMGELASESQGSKELGDVLFQMAEVHRQIQNQLEEMLKSFHNELLTQLEQKVELDSRYLSAALKKYQTEQRSKGDSLDKCQAELKKLRKKSQGSKNPQKYSDKELQYIEAISNKQGELENYVSDGYKTALTEERRRFCFLVEKQCAVAKSAITYHAKGKEMLTQKLPLWQQSCSDPNKIPDRAIQLMQQMAASSNGTIMPSPLSTSKSNLIISDPIPGAKPLPVPPELAPFVGRMSAQEAVPVMNGVSGPDSDGYNHWSEMKPAQPKSLSPPQPQKQLSDSYSNTLPVRKNVPAKNSYASAENKTLPRSSSMAAGLERNGRTRVQAIFSHAAGDNSTLLSFKEGDLITLLVPEARDGWHYGESEKTKMRGWFPFSYTRVLDNDGSERVHTSLQQGKSSSTGNLLDKDDISIPPPDYGMASQAFPAQGGNTFKQRPYSVAVPAFSQDYLMPYGCAIKDYSSGLCQAPSAHYKPYTRSTAGLDDYGTRSVSSGSGSLVSTV
- the BAIAP2 gene encoding brain-specific angiogenesis inhibitor 1-associated protein 2 isoform X7, whose translation is MVLPGPPGMARSEEVHRLTENVYKTIMEQFNPSLRNFISMGKTYEKALASMTYAAKGYFDALVKMGELASESQGSKELGDVLFQMAEVHRQIQNQLEEMLKSFHNELLTQLEQKVELDSRYLSAALKKYQTEQRSKGDSLDKCQAELKKLRKKSQGSKNPQKYSDKELQYIEAISNKQGELENYVSDGYKTALTEERRRFCFLVEKQCAVAKSAITYHAKGKEMLTQKLPLWQQSCSDPNKIPDRAIQLMQQMAASSNGTIMPSPLSTSKSNLIISDPIPGAKPLPVPPELAPFVGRMSAQEAVPVMNGVSGPDSDGYNHWSEMKPAQPKSLSPPQPQKQLSDSYSNTLPVRKNVPAKNSYASAENKTLPRSSSMAAGLERNGRTRVQAIFSHAAGDNSTLLSFKEGDLITLLVPEARDGWHYGESEKTKMRGWFPFSYTRVLDNDGSERVHTSLQQGKSSSTGNLLDKDDISIPPPDYGMASQAFPAQGGNTFKQRPYSVAVPAFSQGLDDYGTRSVSSPDVEVARF
- the BAIAP2 gene encoding brain-specific angiogenesis inhibitor 1-associated protein 2 isoform X4, yielding MVLPGPPGMARSEEVHRLTENVYKTIMEQFNPSLRNFISMGKTYEKALASMTYAAKGYFDALVKMGELASESQGSKELGDVLFQMAEVHRQIQNQLEEMLKSFHNELLTQLEQKVELDSRYLSAALKKYQTEQRSKGDSLDKCQAELKKLRKKSQGSKNPQKYSDKELQYIEAISNKQGELENYVSDGYKTALTEERRRFCFLVEKQCAVAKSAITYHAKGKEMLTQKLPLWQQSCSDPNKIPDRAIQLMQQMAASSNGTIMPSPLSTSKSNLIISDPIPGAKPLPVPPELAPFVGRMSAQEAVPVMNGVSGPDSDGYNHWSEMKPAQPKSLSPPQPQKQLSDSYSNTLPVRKNVPAKNSYASAENKTLPRSSSMAAGLERNGRTRVQAIFSHAAGDNSTLLSFKEGDLITLLVPEARDGWHYGESEKTKMRGWFPFSYTRVLDNDGSERVHTSLQQGKSSSTGNLLDKDDISIPPPDYGMASQAFPAQGGNTFKQRPYSVAVPAFSQGLDDYGTRSVSRNPFANVHLKPTVTNDRSAPLIS
- the BAIAP2 gene encoding brain-specific angiogenesis inhibitor 1-associated protein 2 isoform X5, whose amino-acid sequence is MVLPGPPGMARSEEVHRLTENVYKTIMEQFNPSLRNFISMGKTYEKALASMTYAAKGYFDALVKMGELASESQGSKELGDVLFQMAEVHRQIQNQLEEMLKSFHNELLTQLEQKVELDSRYLSAALKKYQTEQRSKGDSLDKCQAELKKLRKKSQGSKNPQKYSDKELQYIEAISNKQGELENYVSDGYKTALTEERRRFCFLVEKQCAVAKSAITYHAKGKEMLTQKLPLWQQSCSDPNKIPDRAIQLMQQMAASSNGTIMPSPLSTSKSNLIISDPIPGAKPLPVPPELAPFVGPQKQLSDSYSNTLPVRKNVPAKNSYASAENKTLPRSSSMAAGLERNGRTRVQAIFSHAAGDNSTLLSFKEGDLITLLVPEARDGWHYGESEKTKMRGWFPFSYTRVLDNDGSERVHTSLQQGKSSSTGNLLDKDDISIPPPDYGMASQAFPAQGGNTFKQRPYSVAVPAFSQDYLMPYGCAIKDYSSGLCQAPSAHYKPYTRSTAGLDDYGTRSVSRNPFANVHLKPTVTNDRSAPLIS